Proteins encoded together in one Nitratireductor basaltis window:
- a CDS encoding ABC transporter permease: protein MLRFILMRLGKAVIILIAILILNFFLIHAAPGDPAAVMAGEAGAADEKFIADLREQFGLDKPLLTQLGIYLGGVLQLDLGFSYRQQMPVADLIFDRLPATLILTLTAFVIALTLGTIAGVLASARVGKWSDTFISTLALLFYATPLYWAALMAVLVFSVYLNWLPGFGYETVGADHEGFARLLDIAKHLILPATTLGLFFMAVYMRMTRASMLEVSQLDFVKTARAKGLKPGIIQRRHIFRNAMLPVVTLAGLQAGQLVGGAVLTETVFAWPGIGRLMFEALAQRDYNVLLGVFFVSAAMVLLFNLITDILYRFVDPRIRVG from the coding sequence ATGCTACGCTTTATCCTGATGCGACTGGGAAAGGCGGTGATCATATTGATCGCCATCCTGATCCTGAATTTCTTCCTCATCCATGCAGCACCCGGTGACCCGGCTGCGGTTATGGCAGGTGAGGCCGGTGCGGCGGATGAGAAATTCATCGCCGATCTGCGCGAGCAGTTCGGGCTGGACAAGCCGCTTCTGACGCAGCTTGGCATCTATCTCGGTGGCGTGTTGCAGCTTGACCTAGGCTTTTCCTACCGCCAGCAGATGCCGGTGGCGGACCTGATCTTCGACCGGTTGCCCGCAACGCTCATCCTGACTTTGACGGCATTCGTGATCGCATTGACGCTCGGCACGATCGCAGGTGTTCTGGCCTCTGCCCGTGTCGGCAAATGGTCCGACACCTTCATCTCCACGCTGGCGCTCCTGTTTTACGCCACGCCGCTTTATTGGGCCGCGCTGATGGCGGTGCTGGTGTTCTCCGTCTACCTCAACTGGCTGCCGGGCTTCGGATATGAGACGGTCGGTGCCGATCATGAGGGTTTCGCGCGACTGCTCGATATAGCCAAGCACCTGATATTGCCGGCAACCACGCTCGGCCTCTTCTTCATGGCGGTCTATATGCGCATGACGCGCGCTTCCATGCTGGAGGTGAGCCAGCTTGATTTCGTTAAGACTGCGCGGGCCAAGGGCCTGAAGCCCGGCATCATCCAGCGCCGCCACATCTTCCGCAACGCGATGCTTCCCGTTGTCACTCTTGCAGGCCTGCAGGCGGGGCAGCTCGTGGGTGGTGCGGTGCTGACAGAGACGGTCTTTGCGTGGCCGGGCATCGGGCGGCTGATGTTCGAGGCGCTCGCACAGCGTGACTATAACGTGCTTTTGGGCGTCTTCTTCGTTTCCGCCGCCATGGTGCTTCTGTTCAACCTGATCACGGACATTCTCTACCGGTTCGTCGATCCGCGCATCCGGGTGGGCTGA
- a CDS encoding LLM class flavin-dependent oxidoreductase, which produces MIPYSLLDLAPVPAGLTVADALRNTLDLAQHAEEWGYHRYWLAEHHNMPGIASAATAVLIGQVAAVTKHMRVGAGGIMLPNHAPLVIAEQFGTLATLYPDRIDLGLGRAPGTDMATMRALRRGRDHADGFPGDVVELLQYFDRVEPTPQVRAIPGEGTGVPLWILGSSLYGAQLAAHLGLPYAFASHFAPAALEQAASVYRQSFQPSKFLDRPRFMMAMNVFAADSDEEAVRLKSSMQQAFINLRSGRPGPFPAPLDDISAHYDASILAAVEEALSVSATGEKETVRGEIQKLIDLYAPDEVIITGQIHDHSARLRSFEIAAEVMRELRG; this is translated from the coding sequence ATGATCCCATATTCCCTGCTCGACCTCGCACCCGTGCCCGCCGGCCTCACCGTCGCGGATGCACTGAGAAACACGCTCGATCTGGCGCAACATGCGGAAGAATGGGGCTATCACCGCTACTGGCTGGCCGAGCATCACAACATGCCCGGTATCGCAAGTGCCGCGACTGCCGTCCTGATCGGGCAGGTGGCGGCCGTTACCAAGCATATGCGCGTGGGCGCTGGCGGCATCATGCTGCCCAACCATGCGCCCCTCGTCATTGCGGAGCAGTTCGGCACGCTCGCAACACTCTATCCGGATCGCATTGATCTCGGCCTTGGCCGTGCGCCCGGAACCGACATGGCGACCATGCGCGCGCTGCGCCGCGGGCGCGATCACGCCGACGGCTTCCCCGGCGATGTGGTGGAGCTTCTGCAATATTTCGACCGCGTGGAGCCGACGCCGCAGGTGCGTGCCATTCCCGGTGAAGGTACGGGCGTGCCATTGTGGATCCTCGGTTCCAGCCTCTACGGCGCCCAGCTTGCCGCGCATCTGGGACTGCCCTACGCCTTCGCTTCCCATTTCGCGCCCGCCGCACTCGAACAGGCAGCCTCCGTCTATCGCCAGAGCTTCCAGCCATCGAAGTTCCTCGACAGACCGCGCTTCATGATGGCCATGAACGTCTTTGCCGCCGACAGCGATGAGGAGGCCGTGCGCCTCAAAAGCTCCATGCAGCAGGCCTTCATCAATCTGCGCTCCGGCCGCCCAGGCCCCTTCCCCGCGCCGCTTGACGACATCAGCGCCCATTACGACGCGTCCATTCTCGCCGCCGTGGAAGAGGCGCTCAGTGTTTCGGCCACGGGTGAGAAGGAGACGGTGCGCGGTGAAATCCAGAAGCTGATCGACCTTTACGCGCCGGACGAAGTCATCATTACGGGCCAGATCCACGACCATTCCGCAAGACTGCGCAGCTTCGAGATCGCGGCAGAGGTGATGCGGGAATTGCGGGGGTAG
- a CDS encoding ABC transporter permease, with protein sequence MKDFWKRYSRNRGAVIGLVILAIVVVVAILAPLVFPQSPWRMVQRPFLPPLFMDQYPLGTDALGRDVMAGLAYGAQVSLLVGLVSTVAALLIGIPIGALAGYFGGWADDALMRFTEFFQTVPSFALAIVLVAIFQPSIYSIIAAIAIVSWPPVARLVRGEVLSLRSREYVEAAILSGQKSGTIIMRQVLPNTISPIIVLASLMVATAILLESSLSFLGLGDPNMMSWGYMIGAARTVIRQAWWLSFFPGVAILLTVLALNLIGEGLNDALNPRLARKGK encoded by the coding sequence ATGAAGGATTTCTGGAAACGCTACTCCCGCAATCGCGGCGCCGTTATCGGCCTCGTCATCCTCGCCATCGTGGTGGTGGTCGCAATCCTCGCGCCACTCGTCTTTCCGCAGTCGCCATGGCGCATGGTGCAGCGGCCATTCCTGCCGCCGCTTTTCATGGACCAGTATCCGCTGGGCACCGACGCGCTTGGCCGCGACGTGATGGCGGGGCTCGCCTATGGCGCACAGGTTTCGCTGCTTGTCGGCCTGGTCTCGACCGTTGCGGCCCTTCTGATCGGCATACCGATTGGCGCGCTTGCAGGCTATTTCGGCGGCTGGGCCGATGATGCGCTGATGCGCTTCACCGAGTTCTTCCAGACCGTGCCGAGTTTCGCGCTGGCCATCGTGCTTGTCGCGATCTTCCAGCCGAGCATCTATTCCATCATTGCGGCCATCGCCATTGTCAGTTGGCCGCCCGTGGCGCGTCTGGTGCGCGGCGAGGTCCTGTCGCTGCGCTCGCGCGAATATGTCGAGGCGGCGATCCTTTCGGGCCAGAAAAGCGGCACCATCATCATGCGGCAGGTGCTGCCCAACACGATCTCGCCGATCATCGTTCTGGCCTCGCTGATGGTGGCAACCGCGATCCTGCTGGAATCGTCACTGTCCTTTCTGGGTCTGGGCGATCCCAACATGATGTCCTGGGGCTACATGATCGGTGCGGCGCGCACCGTTATCCGGCAGGCCTGGTGGCTGTCCTTCTTCCCCGGCGTGGCAATCCTGCTCACGGTTCTGGCGCTCAATCTCATCGGCGAAGGCCTGAATGACGCGCTCAATCCGCGCCTTGCACGGAAAGGAAAGTGA
- a CDS encoding ABC transporter substrate-binding protein, with translation MLKRLTTLAAALLVSTALHAEPVSGGRANVVIQPEPPSLMVGLVQNGPTQMVAGNIYEGLLRYDNDLNPMPQLAKEWEVSEDGLTYTFKLHENVKWHDGEPFTSADVVFSADQFLRETHARLRTSLEHVESITAPDDYTVVFKLKQPFGPFLGIFEVGTMPMIPKHIYEGTDYKTNEANNTPIGTGPFKFEEWVKGSHILLTKNEDYYEEGKPYLDEIYWHVIPDAASRAVAYETGVVDILPGGSIENFDVPRITEMDNTCVTDAGWEYFGPLSWMWLNNREGPTADKRFRQAVMYAMDREFAKSALWNDLGKVSTGPVSSSTRFYTDDVNTYEYNPDKAKELLEEMGYDGETVRLLPLPYGETWQRWAEAVKQNLGEVGINVEIVSTDVAGWNQKLAEWDYDMAFTYLYQYGDPALGVARTYISSNIAKGSQWNNVEGYENEKVDELFAKAAVAVTAEERQEIYTELQKILTDDVPVAWLLELGFPTIYRCNVKDLVTTAIGVNDGFKDAYIEK, from the coding sequence ATGCTGAAACGACTGACAACATTAGCCGCCGCCCTTCTGGTGTCGACGGCGCTCCACGCCGAGCCCGTCTCGGGCGGACGCGCCAATGTGGTGATCCAGCCCGAGCCGCCAAGCCTTATGGTGGGTCTCGTGCAGAACGGCCCGACCCAGATGGTTGCCGGCAACATTTACGAGGGTCTGCTGCGCTACGACAACGACCTCAACCCCATGCCGCAGCTTGCCAAGGAGTGGGAGGTTTCGGAAGACGGCCTGACCTATACGTTCAAGCTGCATGAGAATGTGAAATGGCATGACGGTGAGCCCTTCACCTCTGCCGATGTGGTTTTTTCCGCCGACCAGTTCCTGCGCGAAACCCATGCCCGCCTGCGCACCTCTCTCGAGCATGTGGAATCGATCACTGCACCCGACGATTACACCGTCGTCTTCAAGCTGAAGCAGCCCTTCGGGCCGTTCCTCGGCATCTTCGAGGTCGGCACCATGCCGATGATCCCGAAGCACATTTATGAAGGCACCGACTACAAGACGAACGAGGCGAACAACACGCCGATCGGCACCGGTCCCTTCAAGTTCGAGGAATGGGTGAAGGGCTCGCATATTCTTCTCACGAAGAACGAAGACTACTATGAGGAAGGCAAGCCCTATCTCGACGAGATCTATTGGCATGTAATCCCGGATGCCGCCTCGCGTGCGGTTGCCTATGAGACGGGCGTGGTCGACATTCTTCCCGGTGGTTCCATCGAGAATTTCGACGTGCCGCGCATCACCGAGATGGACAATACCTGCGTCACCGACGCCGGTTGGGAATATTTCGGTCCGCTGTCCTGGATGTGGCTGAACAACCGTGAAGGCCCGACGGCCGACAAGCGTTTCCGCCAGGCGGTAATGTATGCCATGGACCGCGAATTCGCCAAGTCCGCGCTCTGGAACGATCTGGGCAAGGTTTCGACCGGTCCCGTCTCCTCCTCCACGCGCTTCTATACCGATGACGTGAACACCTACGAGTATAATCCGGACAAGGCGAAGGAGCTGCTCGAGGAAATGGGCTATGACGGCGAGACCGTCCGCCTGCTGCCGCTTCCCTATGGCGAGACCTGGCAGCGCTGGGCGGAAGCCGTTAAGCAGAATCTCGGTGAAGTCGGCATCAATGTCGAGATCGTTTCCACCGATGTCGCCGGCTGGAACCAGAAGCTGGCCGAGTGGGACTACGACATGGCCTTCACCTATCTCTACCAGTATGGTGATCCCGCACTTGGCGTGGCGCGTACCTATATCTCTTCCAACATCGCCAAGGGTTCCCAGTGGAACAATGTCGAAGGCTATGAGAACGAGAAGGTCGACGAGCTCTTCGCCAAGGCCGCTGTCGCGGTAACGGCGGAGGAACGTCAGGAAATTTACACCGAGCTGCAGAAGATCCTGACCGATGACGTGCCGGTCGCATGGCTCCTCGAACTCGGCTTCCCGACGATCTATCGCTGCAACGTCAAGGACCTCGTCACCACCGCCATCGGTGTGAACGACGGCTTCAAGGACGCGTATATCGAGAAGTGA
- a CDS encoding GntR family transcriptional regulator: MDKQADQPEMAAANGEDEPATGVFHTISSTDLVTQIARQITEAIVSGSLRPGARLTELQLSREFGTSRAPVREAARLLESQGLVVSSPRRGFFVRTLEPQDLHDIYELRIGLEVHAALLAVDRITEPELDRLQRQIQKMYALADEGSLEQQIMEDFTFHRLLCAASGNRRLLKVYDELATEMRCGIALIGRLFDSAHRLAETHEPVLDALRERNAEKLTAAVRYHIVEAQHQVVELFTEIRRRTNP, encoded by the coding sequence ATGGACAAGCAGGCAGATCAGCCGGAGATGGCCGCAGCCAACGGGGAAGACGAACCCGCCACCGGGGTCTTCCACACGATCTCTTCGACCGATCTCGTCACCCAGATTGCCCGCCAGATCACGGAAGCCATCGTGTCCGGCAGCCTGCGACCCGGCGCCCGTCTGACCGAGCTTCAGCTGTCACGCGAATTTGGCACCAGCCGCGCCCCGGTGCGAGAGGCTGCAAGGCTGCTTGAAAGCCAGGGGCTCGTGGTATCCAGCCCGCGCCGCGGTTTCTTCGTGCGCACACTCGAGCCGCAGGATCTCCACGACATCTATGAATTGCGCATCGGGCTGGAAGTCCATGCCGCTCTCCTGGCCGTGGACCGTATAACCGAACCGGAACTTGATCGGCTGCAGCGCCAGATCCAGAAGATGTATGCGCTCGCCGACGAAGGTTCGCTCGAACAGCAGATCATGGAGGATTTCACCTTTCACCGGCTGCTCTGCGCGGCAAGTGGCAATCGAAGGCTATTGAAGGTCTATGACGAGCTGGCCACGGAAATGCGCTGCGGCATCGCGCTGATCGGCCGCCTTTTCGACAGCGCCCACCGTCTGGCCGAAACGCACGAGCCGGTACTGGATGCCCTGCGTGAACGCAATGCGGAAAAGCTGACCGCAGCGGTGCGTTATCACATCGTGGAAGCGCAGCATCAGGTGGTGGAACTCTTCACCGAAATCAGACGCCGCACCAATCCGTGA
- a CDS encoding substrate-binding protein produces the protein MKFDRINRRVFLRSTGIIGAGLAMPTIFTSQSKAQDFCNNPTGSSVVLGFNCPQTGPYAEEGKDQLKAYQLAVKHLNGEGDGGMLNTFKGSALKGNGILGKKVEYVTGDTQTKSDAARASANRMIERDGAIMISGGSSSGVAVAVQSLCQDMGVIFMAGLTHSNDTTGKDKKKNGFRHFFNAYMSGQAIAPVLAENYGKDRRAYHLTADYNWGWTQEESIKQATEALGWETVEAVRTPLGAADFSQYLTPVLNSGADVLILNHYGNDMVNSLRQAVQFGLREKQVNGKNFEIVVPLFSELMAQGAGDAIKGIFGTANWDWQLDNEGTKAFTKSFGEEYGTPPSQAAHTGYVQALLYAHACETAGTFHPEGVVQALEGLEFDGLGNGPTTYRAEDHQCFKPVLVVQGKEDPRDKYDLLQVVKQVETDVVSYDPSIFGGELGPVSSQC, from the coding sequence ATGAAATTCGACAGGATCAACCGGCGCGTCTTCCTGAGAAGCACCGGCATTATCGGTGCTGGCCTGGCCATGCCGACGATTTTCACCAGCCAGTCCAAGGCCCAGGATTTCTGTAACAATCCGACGGGATCCAGCGTGGTTCTTGGCTTCAACTGCCCGCAGACCGGTCCCTATGCAGAGGAGGGCAAGGACCAGCTCAAGGCATATCAGCTCGCGGTCAAGCACCTGAATGGCGAAGGTGACGGCGGCATGCTGAACACCTTCAAGGGCTCGGCGCTCAAGGGCAACGGCATTCTGGGCAAGAAGGTCGAATATGTGACCGGCGACACCCAGACCAAATCCGACGCCGCACGTGCATCGGCCAACCGCATGATCGAACGCGACGGCGCGATTATGATCTCCGGCGGCTCGTCCTCGGGCGTTGCCGTGGCCGTGCAGTCGCTGTGCCAGGACATGGGCGTCATCTTCATGGCAGGCCTGACCCACTCCAACGACACGACCGGCAAGGACAAGAAGAAGAACGGCTTCCGTCACTTCTTCAACGCCTATATGTCCGGTCAGGCCATCGCGCCGGTGCTGGCCGAAAACTACGGCAAGGACCGCCGCGCCTACCACCTGACAGCCGACTACAACTGGGGCTGGACGCAGGAAGAATCGATCAAGCAGGCGACCGAGGCTCTTGGCTGGGAGACCGTCGAGGCCGTTCGCACCCCGCTCGGTGCCGCCGACTTCTCGCAATATCTGACACCGGTGCTCAATTCCGGCGCGGATGTTCTCATCCTCAACCACTACGGCAATGACATGGTGAACTCGCTGCGTCAGGCCGTGCAGTTCGGTCTGCGCGAAAAGCAGGTCAACGGCAAGAATTTCGAGATCGTCGTGCCGCTCTTCTCCGAGCTCATGGCGCAGGGTGCAGGCGACGCCATCAAGGGCATTTTCGGCACGGCCAACTGGGACTGGCAGCTCGACAATGAAGGCACCAAGGCCTTTACCAAGTCGTTCGGCGAGGAATATGGCACGCCGCCCTCGCAGGCCGCCCATACCGGCTATGTGCAGGCGCTGCTTTATGCCCATGCCTGTGAGACCGCCGGCACATTCCATCCCGAAGGCGTCGTTCAGGCCCTTGAAGGGCTGGAATTCGACGGTCTTGGCAACGGTCCAACGACCTATCGCGCCGAGGACCATCAGTGCTTCAAGCCTGTGCTCGTCGTGCAGGGCAAGGAAGACCCGCGCGACAAATATGATCTGTTGCAGGTGGTCAAGCAGGTCGAGACGGATGTCGTGAGCTACGACCCGTCCATCTTCGGTGGCGAACTGGGGCCTGTCTCCTCCCAGTGCTGA
- a CDS encoding class II aldolase/adducin family protein: MSTHRLESANESVAPGSTQPRERIELAAAYRLIAHYNLDDSIFTHISSRAPADEGEHAFLINPFGLRFDEVTASSLVTVDINGDILRDEYGAGINKAGFTIHSAVHAARPDVHCVLHTHTVAGVAISSMEEGILPLNQWSLQFYNRMAYHDYEGIALDLGERERLVADLGDRNVMILRNHGLLTCGRTVGEAFALMFNMERACRAQLAIMSSGGTQRRIDPELAEKTARQYEGWDSHHTGNKPDPQWEAFQRLAIKHYPDLVE; the protein is encoded by the coding sequence ATGAGCACGCACCGGCTCGAATCGGCGAATGAATCAGTTGCACCCGGCTCCACACAGCCGCGCGAGCGGATCGAACTGGCGGCAGCCTACCGGCTGATCGCGCATTACAATCTTGACGACAGCATCTTCACACATATCTCCAGCCGCGCACCGGCAGATGAGGGCGAGCACGCTTTCCTGATCAATCCGTTCGGCCTGCGCTTTGATGAGGTGACGGCTTCTAGCCTTGTGACCGTGGACATCAATGGTGACATCCTGCGCGACGAGTACGGCGCGGGCATCAACAAGGCAGGCTTCACGATCCACTCCGCTGTCCATGCCGCACGGCCGGACGTCCATTGCGTTCTCCACACGCACACGGTCGCCGGTGTCGCGATCTCCTCGATGGAAGAAGGCATCCTGCCTTTGAACCAGTGGTCGCTGCAGTTCTACAACCGCATGGCCTATCACGACTATGAGGGCATCGCGCTCGATCTGGGCGAACGCGAGCGGCTGGTCGCCGATCTTGGCGACCGCAATGTCATGATCCTGCGCAATCACGGTCTGCTCACCTGCGGGCGCACCGTGGGCGAGGCCTTCGCGCTGATGTTCAACATGGAGCGCGCCTGCCGTGCGCAACTCGCCATCATGTCTTCAGGCGGCACGCAGCGGCGGATCGATCCTGAACTCGCAGAGAAGACTGCCAGGCAATATGAGGGCTGGGACAGCCATCACACGGGCAACAAACCCGATCCGCAATGGGAGGCGTTCCAGCGCCTTGCCATAAAGCACTATCCTGACCTGGTCGAGTAA
- a CDS encoding ABC transporter ATP-binding protein, translating into MSNPVLSIRKLRIALPEGADREFAVDDVSYDLNKGEILCIVGESGSGKSMSANAMMGLLPDLVRPVGGEIMFDGIDLLTLSEHQLMDLRGRRIAMIFQEPMSALNPLMRIEDQIAEVFEAHSLLSPKERSARALELLKEVGIPDPEKAMRAYPFQLSGGQRQRVMIAMALALEPEILIADEPTTALDVTTQAQILELIRVLQKKHGMAVMFITHDFGVVAEIADRVAVMQYGRIVEAGTADEVLDNPSHDYTKKLIAAIPTLATDQAVAGIDKAPVLEVEVLCKTYVTGGGFFNRNPRVVKAVQHVSFTLAEGETLGIVGESGSGKSSVGRCLVRLMEPDEGMVRLGGHDMAKLKGEALREARKSIQMIFQDPYASLNPRSKIGRIIAEGPMAHGVSKGEAYANAERLLELVGLDASAIDRYPHEFSGGQRQRIGIARALALEPRVIIADEAVSALDVSIQAQVLDLLAELKERLNLALIFITHDLRVAAQICDRIAVMQKGEVVELGPAYDIFNNPKSAYTRSLIEAIPGREKDLAAVTVG; encoded by the coding sequence ATGAGCAATCCCGTCCTTTCCATCCGCAAGCTGCGCATCGCGCTGCCTGAAGGTGCGGACCGCGAATTTGCCGTCGACGATGTGAGCTACGACCTCAACAAGGGCGAGATCCTGTGCATCGTGGGTGAATCCGGCTCCGGCAAATCCATGTCTGCCAATGCCATGATGGGGCTCTTGCCCGATCTGGTGCGGCCGGTGGGCGGCGAAATCATGTTCGACGGCATCGACCTGCTCACGCTTTCGGAACACCAGCTCATGGATCTGCGCGGCCGGCGCATCGCCATGATCTTCCAGGAGCCGATGTCCGCGCTCAATCCGCTGATGCGGATCGAAGACCAGATCGCCGAGGTCTTCGAGGCGCACAGTCTGCTTTCACCGAAGGAGCGGTCCGCTCGGGCGCTGGAGCTTTTGAAGGAAGTCGGAATTCCCGATCCCGAAAAGGCCATGCGGGCCTATCCGTTCCAGCTTTCCGGCGGTCAGCGCCAGCGCGTGATGATCGCCATGGCCCTTGCGCTAGAACCGGAAATCCTGATCGCCGACGAGCCGACAACCGCGCTCGACGTGACGACGCAGGCGCAGATCCTCGAACTCATTCGTGTGCTGCAGAAGAAGCACGGCATGGCGGTGATGTTCATCACCCATGATTTCGGTGTCGTGGCCGAGATCGCCGACCGTGTGGCGGTCATGCAATATGGCCGCATCGTCGAAGCCGGAACGGCGGACGAGGTGCTCGACAATCCAAGCCACGACTACACGAAGAAGCTTATTGCCGCGATCCCGACACTGGCCACAGATCAGGCGGTGGCAGGCATCGACAAGGCGCCGGTGCTGGAGGTGGAAGTCCTTTGCAAGACCTATGTGACGGGCGGCGGATTCTTTAATCGCAATCCGCGCGTGGTGAAGGCGGTGCAGCATGTTTCCTTCACGCTTGCGGAAGGCGAAACGCTTGGCATCGTGGGTGAATCCGGTTCCGGCAAGTCAAGCGTCGGGCGCTGTCTCGTCCGCCTGATGGAGCCGGACGAGGGCATGGTGCGCCTTGGCGGCCACGACATGGCAAAGCTGAAGGGCGAGGCGCTGCGCGAGGCGCGCAAGTCGATCCAGATGATCTTCCAGGATCCTTATGCCTCACTCAATCCGCGCTCAAAGATCGGCCGCATCATTGCCGAAGGGCCGATGGCCCATGGTGTTTCGAAGGGGGAAGCCTATGCCAATGCGGAGCGGCTTCTCGAACTCGTCGGCCTCGACGCCTCAGCAATTGATCGCTACCCGCACGAGTTTTCCGGCGGTCAGCGCCAGCGCATCGGCATCGCCCGCGCGCTTGCGCTGGAGCCGCGGGTGATCATCGCGGACGAGGCGGTCTCCGCGCTCGATGTTTCCATTCAGGCGCAGGTACTTGATCTGCTGGCCGAGCTGAAGGAGCGGCTGAACCTCGCCCTCATCTTCATCACCCACGACCTGCGCGTCGCCGCCCAGATCTGCGACCGTATCGCGGTGATGCAGAAGGGCGAGGTGGTGGAGCTTGGGCCGGCATATGACATCTTCAACAACCCCAAAAGCGCCTATACCCGGTCCCTGATCGAGGCCATTCCCGGCCGCGAGAAGGATCTGGCGGCCGTGACTGTGGGGTGA